In Terrirubrum flagellatum, a genomic segment contains:
- a CDS encoding B12-binding domain-containing protein produces MADDEIDLNALTDSELTEQMHQDLYDGLKDEVVEGVNILLKRGWTPYDTLTKALVEGMRIVGEDFRDGILFVPEVLMAANAMKAGMAILRPLLAETGAPKIGKMVIGTVKGDIHDIGKNLVCMMMEGAGFEVVDLGINTSVESFLDALEAHRPDILGMSALLTTTMPYMKTVIEALKTKGKRSDVIVLVGGAPVNEQFAESIGADAYCRDAAVTVETAKRLLTQGARRPAL; encoded by the coding sequence ATGGCTGACGACGAAATCGATCTTAACGCGCTCACCGACTCCGAACTGACGGAGCAGATGCATCAGGACCTCTATGACGGCCTCAAGGACGAGGTGGTCGAGGGCGTCAACATTCTCCTGAAGCGCGGCTGGACGCCCTACGACACGCTGACGAAAGCGCTGGTCGAGGGCATGCGCATCGTCGGCGAGGATTTCCGCGACGGCATCCTGTTCGTGCCCGAGGTGCTGATGGCAGCGAACGCCATGAAGGCGGGCATGGCGATCCTGCGCCCGCTGCTCGCCGAAACCGGCGCTCCCAAGATCGGCAAGATGGTGATCGGCACGGTGAAGGGCGACATCCATGACATCGGCAAGAATCTCGTCTGCATGATGATGGAGGGCGCGGGCTTCGAGGTCGTCGATCTCGGCATCAACACGTCGGTCGAAAGCTTCCTCGACGCGCTCGAAGCGCACCGGCCCGATATTCTCGGCATGTCGGCGCTGCTGACGACGACCATGCCCTACATGAAGACCGTCATCGAGGCGCTGAAAACGAAGGGCAAGCGCAGCGACGTGATCGTGCTTGTTGGCGGCGCGCCGGTGAACGAGCAGTTCGCGGAATCGATCGGCGCCGACGCCTATTGCCGCGATGCGGCGGTCACCGTCGAGACGGCGAAGCGCCTGCTGACGCAAGGCGCGCGCAGGCCCGCGCTATGA
- a CDS encoding DUF1638 domain-containing protein — MSERQAKTLVIACGALAREFLAVKEANGWTHLDVTCLPATLHNRPSEIPEAVRRRIVKARASYDRILCLYGDCGTGGLLDAVLEEERVERIEGAHCYAFYAGLDRFDAMMEKEVGSFFLTDFLVRHFDRLVWRGLGLDRHPELRGDYFRHYRRVVYLAQASDAALERKAAAAARKLELPLEIVPTGLAGVDRFLAAHA, encoded by the coding sequence ATGAGCGAGCGCCAGGCGAAGACGCTCGTCATCGCCTGCGGCGCGCTGGCGCGCGAATTCCTCGCGGTGAAAGAAGCGAATGGCTGGACGCATCTCGACGTGACGTGCCTGCCGGCGACCTTGCACAATCGCCCGTCTGAAATTCCGGAAGCCGTGCGCCGGCGCATCGTGAAAGCGCGCGCGAGCTACGACCGGATTCTCTGTCTCTATGGTGATTGCGGCACAGGCGGGCTGCTCGACGCCGTGCTGGAAGAAGAGAGAGTCGAGCGCATAGAAGGCGCGCATTGCTACGCCTTCTATGCCGGTCTCGATCGTTTCGACGCGATGATGGAGAAGGAGGTTGGCTCCTTCTTCCTCACCGATTTCCTCGTGCGTCATTTCGACCGGCTGGTGTGGCGTGGGCTCGGGCTCGATCGTCATCCCGAATTGCGCGGCGACTATTTCCGGCATTATCGTCGCGTGGTCTATCTCGCGCAGGCGTCGGACGCTGCGCTGGAGCGAAAAGCCGCTGCGGCGGCGCGAAAACTTGAATTGCCGCTTGAGATCGTTCCGACGGGGCTCGCCGGCGTCGACCGGTTTCTCGCCGCGCACGCGTGA
- a CDS encoding virulence factor has translation MADLIIIYWRDIPAQVLAKQGRTAAKRELSPRFQEAIDRTAMRAGGRDSDAYLADWRRADPIEAIGELEDIARDCAERLEKDYPQERLKSLVESGGRETPEHFVFFSPSGKRGRHAAGKDILSIARAEGVDLDSVCGGRGICGRCQVVIGEGEYAKLGVASAAAHVTPVNAVEARYVAKRGALGAGRRLGCQTFLCGDVVIDVPPDSQAHRQIVRKSADERAIEVDPVVHLHYVEVAQPDMHEPASDARRLQEALAAQWNLEAVNIPPALLPGLQAILRAGEWRVTAAIRNGRDLVALYPGLKERIVGAAVDIGSTTIAAHLCDLASGETLASSGVMNPQIRFGEDLMSRVSYAMLNAGGAAELTRVAREAVNGLIARAADEAKLSRDDIVEMVVVGNPIMHHLFLGVDPVELGGAPFALAVDGPVDVPARDVGVAIALGAFIHLLPCIAGHVGADASAVVLSEVPHKSEELTLIVDVGTNAEILLGDKRKVLACSSPTGPAFEGAQITSGQRAAPGAIERVRIDRDTLEPRYRIIGSDLWSDEPGFEDAARATGVTGICGSGIIEALAEMFLAGLIRSDGVIDGEMASRTPRVVAEDRTFSYLLRDGAKPIVITQQDVRAIQLAKAALYAGARLLMDRMGVDKVERIKLAGAFGSHIDPLHAMVLGLTPDCALDRVSAVGNAAGHGARIALLNAAARREIADAVRRIEKVETAIEPGFQAHFVAAMALPHGSDAFPHLAAAVRLPEATTPVRTRRRRAQ, from the coding sequence TTGGCCGACCTGATCATTATCTACTGGCGGGATATTCCGGCTCAGGTGCTGGCGAAGCAGGGGCGCACCGCGGCGAAGCGCGAACTCTCGCCGCGCTTTCAGGAAGCGATCGATAGGACTGCAATGCGCGCCGGTGGGCGCGACAGCGACGCCTATCTCGCCGACTGGCGTCGCGCCGATCCGATCGAGGCGATCGGCGAACTCGAAGACATCGCGCGCGACTGCGCGGAGCGGCTTGAGAAGGATTATCCGCAGGAGCGGTTGAAATCGCTGGTCGAGTCGGGCGGCCGCGAAACGCCGGAACATTTCGTGTTCTTCTCGCCCTCGGGCAAGCGCGGCCGGCATGCGGCAGGCAAGGATATTCTGTCCATCGCGCGCGCCGAGGGCGTCGATCTCGACAGCGTCTGCGGCGGCCGCGGCATCTGCGGTCGCTGTCAGGTGGTGATCGGCGAAGGCGAATACGCCAAGCTCGGCGTCGCGTCCGCAGCCGCGCATGTCACGCCCGTCAATGCGGTCGAGGCGCGTTATGTCGCAAAGCGCGGCGCGCTCGGCGCGGGCCGCCGCCTCGGCTGCCAGACCTTCCTCTGCGGCGATGTGGTGATCGATGTGCCGCCGGATAGTCAGGCGCATCGCCAGATCGTGCGCAAATCGGCCGACGAGCGCGCGATCGAGGTCGACCCCGTTGTCCATCTCCACTATGTCGAGGTGGCGCAACCCGACATGCACGAGCCCGCGAGTGATGCGCGACGGTTGCAGGAAGCGCTTGCAGCGCAGTGGAATCTTGAGGCGGTCAATATTCCGCCGGCGCTGCTGCCGGGATTGCAGGCGATCCTGCGCGCCGGCGAATGGCGCGTCACCGCCGCGATCCGCAACGGCCGCGATCTCGTCGCGCTCTATCCCGGCCTCAAGGAAAGGATTGTGGGCGCCGCTGTCGATATCGGCTCGACGACGATCGCCGCCCATCTCTGCGATCTCGCCAGCGGCGAGACGCTCGCATCGTCAGGTGTGATGAATCCGCAGATCAGGTTCGGCGAGGACCTGATGAGCCGCGTCTCCTACGCGATGCTGAATGCGGGCGGCGCGGCGGAGCTGACGCGTGTCGCGCGCGAGGCGGTGAACGGGCTCATCGCGCGCGCGGCTGATGAAGCGAAGCTGTCGCGCGACGACATTGTCGAGATGGTCGTGGTGGGAAATCCGATCATGCATCATCTCTTCCTTGGCGTCGATCCCGTTGAACTCGGCGGCGCGCCGTTCGCGCTTGCAGTGGACGGTCCCGTCGATGTTCCCGCGCGCGATGTCGGCGTCGCGATTGCGCTGGGCGCTTTCATCCATCTCCTGCCCTGCATCGCCGGCCATGTCGGCGCCGACGCCAGCGCCGTCGTTCTGTCGGAGGTGCCACACAAGTCGGAAGAGCTGACGCTGATCGTCGATGTCGGCACCAACGCCGAGATATTGCTGGGAGACAAGCGGAAAGTTCTCGCCTGTTCTTCGCCGACGGGCCCGGCCTTCGAGGGCGCGCAGATCACGTCCGGCCAGCGCGCCGCGCCCGGCGCCATCGAGCGCGTGCGCATCGATCGCGACACGCTTGAGCCGCGCTACCGGATCATCGGCAGCGATCTCTGGTCCGATGAACCCGGCTTCGAGGACGCCGCGCGGGCGACCGGCGTGACCGGCATTTGTGGCTCCGGAATCATCGAGGCGCTGGCGGAAATGTTTCTCGCCGGCCTCATTCGCTCCGATGGCGTGATTGATGGCGAGATGGCGTCGCGCACGCCGCGCGTCGTCGCGGAGGATCGCACTTTCTCCTACCTCCTGCGCGACGGCGCGAAGCCGATCGTGATCACGCAGCAGGATGTGCGCGCGATCCAGCTTGCGAAGGCTGCGCTCTACGCCGGCGCGCGCCTGCTGATGGATCGTATGGGCGTCGACAAGGTCGAGCGCATCAAGCTCGCCGGCGCCTTCGGCTCGCACATCGATCCCCTGCATGCGATGGTGCTTGGCCTCACGCCGGACTGCGCGCTCGATCGCGTCAGCGCCGTCGGCAACGCCGCTGGCCATGGCGCGCGGATTGCTTTGCTCAACGCCGCGGCGCGGCGCGAAATCGCGGACGCGGTGCGACGGATCGAGAAGGTGGAGACGGCGATCGAGCCCGGATTTCAGGCCCATTTCGTCGCCGCCATGGCGCTTCCGCATGGCTCGGACGCCTTCCCCCATCTTGCGGCGGCCGTCCGTCTGCCCGAAGCAACAACCCCGGTGAGAACGCGACGGAGACGCGCGCAGTGA
- a CDS encoding 2-dehydropantoate 2-reductase, whose protein sequence is MIKIAIVGPGAVASVLAWHLARAGLGPSLVARPATAAAIMREGLTVVGPNAGQSVPIAVTDDAASLGVQDIVFVGFKAHDWPDGLSAVTPLIGPDTLIVPMLNGVPWWFFQGFGGAWQGRDLASVDPDRKLRAAIPMSQVIGCVVYIAAERETSARVRWNGRKRLVLGEPLESPANSDRVNALVKLLKSADFDGEAATDIRHALWQKLLGNVTYNPLSVVANATMDRMAEHPPLARLLRLMMEEAVAVAKAVGIPGTFDLEERLKLSPLMKGVKTSMLQDFEAGRALELGAIVNAVVEVGKLVNAPTAMIETIGALAAERSHVATR, encoded by the coding sequence GTGATCAAGATTGCGATTGTAGGCCCAGGCGCCGTGGCGAGCGTGCTCGCCTGGCATCTCGCCCGCGCCGGCCTCGGACCCAGCCTGGTGGCGCGGCCCGCGACGGCGGCCGCGATCATGCGGGAGGGGCTGACAGTGGTCGGCCCCAATGCGGGGCAGTCGGTTCCCATTGCCGTCACCGACGATGCGGCGTCGCTCGGCGTGCAGGATATCGTCTTCGTCGGTTTCAAGGCGCATGACTGGCCGGACGGCCTCTCCGCGGTGACGCCGTTGATCGGGCCGGACACGCTGATCGTGCCGATGCTCAACGGCGTGCCATGGTGGTTTTTCCAGGGGTTCGGCGGGGCATGGCAGGGGCGCGATCTCGCCTCCGTCGATCCCGATCGCAAGCTGCGCGCCGCAATCCCGATGAGCCAGGTGATCGGCTGCGTCGTCTATATCGCGGCGGAGCGCGAGACCTCGGCGCGCGTGCGCTGGAACGGCCGCAAGCGGCTGGTGCTCGGCGAGCCGCTGGAAAGTCCCGCGAATAGCGATCGCGTCAATGCGCTGGTGAAGCTGCTCAAATCAGCCGATTTCGATGGCGAAGCTGCAACCGACATTCGCCATGCGCTCTGGCAGAAGCTGCTCGGCAACGTGACTTATAATCCGCTGTCGGTCGTCGCCAACGCCACGATGGACCGCATGGCCGAGCATCCGCCGCTCGCGCGCCTTCTGCGCCTGATGATGGAGGAGGCGGTCGCAGTTGCTAAGGCGGTCGGCATTCCCGGAACGTTCGATCTCGAGGAGAGGCTGAAGCTCTCGCCGTTGATGAAGGGCGTGAAGACCTCGATGCTGCAGGATTTCGAAGCCGGCCGCGCGCTCGAACTCGGCGCGATCGTCAACGCGGTCGTCGAGGTCGGCAAGCTCGTCAATGCGCCGACCGCGATGATCGAGACGATCGGCGCGCTCGCCGCCGAACGTTCGCATGTCGCGACACGTTGA
- a CDS encoding histidinol-phosphate transaminase: protein MNDASPSLRSPLHERVIGVPLGAPPSPPEPDLKLDPKLRRLHLNESPLPPSPRVIEAVTAAARDGAYYPDFACTALADRLSRMTGVSKDVMTFGNGSGDLLIAATLATVGPGDEAVMATPTFVTCGRGVVLTGAKKIEVPVRDDGVTDMDAMIAAITPRTRLVYMCSPNNPTGGPSSREELQALAKAVPEDVVLLIDEAYFEFGRFAGGVDALDIVRERKGAWIITRTLSKAYSLAGFRVGYSYSSDKSIAEALAKSRPSFIVGRIALAAACAAVDDRDYHEKIVRTVSQERDRLAGGFRQLGFNVLPSATNFIMAIPAAKPAAAFASALAAKGLLAQAMPWRGPNGALRMSIGTAADSDAVLETVREELAKA, encoded by the coding sequence ATGAACGACGCTTCGCCTTCGCTCCGCTCTCCGCTGCATGAACGCGTCATCGGCGTTCCGCTTGGCGCGCCGCCTTCGCCGCCCGAGCCCGATCTCAAGCTCGATCCGAAGCTGCGCCGGCTGCATCTCAACGAGTCGCCGCTGCCGCCTTCGCCGCGCGTGATCGAGGCCGTGACGGCGGCTGCGCGCGACGGCGCCTATTATCCCGATTTCGCCTGCACCGCGCTTGCCGATCGCTTGTCGCGCATGACCGGCGTATCGAAGGACGTCATGACGTTCGGCAATGGCAGCGGCGATCTGCTCATCGCAGCGACGCTGGCGACGGTCGGTCCTGGCGATGAAGCTGTCATGGCGACGCCGACCTTTGTGACCTGCGGCCGCGGCGTCGTGCTGACGGGCGCGAAGAAAATCGAAGTGCCCGTGCGCGATGACGGCGTCACGGACATGGACGCGATGATCGCCGCCATCACGCCGCGCACGCGGCTCGTCTATATGTGCTCGCCGAACAATCCGACAGGCGGTCCGTCCTCGCGCGAGGAATTGCAGGCGCTGGCGAAAGCTGTGCCTGAAGACGTCGTGCTGCTGATCGACGAAGCCTATTTCGAGTTCGGCCGTTTCGCCGGCGGCGTCGATGCGCTCGACATTGTGCGCGAACGCAAGGGCGCCTGGATCATCACGCGCACTCTATCGAAGGCCTATTCGCTCGCCGGCTTCCGCGTCGGCTATTCCTATTCGAGCGACAAGAGCATCGCTGAAGCGCTGGCGAAATCGCGCCCAAGCTTCATCGTCGGCCGCATCGCGCTGGCGGCGGCGTGCGCGGCGGTCGATGATCGCGATTATCACGAAAAGATCGTGCGCACGGTGTCGCAGGAGCGCGATCGGCTCGCCGGCGGCTTCCGTCAGCTCGGCTTCAACGTGCTGCCGTCGGCGACGAACTTCATCATGGCGATTCCGGCGGCGAAGCCGGCTGCGGCTTTCGCCTCCGCGCTCGCGGCGAAGGGTTTGCTCGCGCAGGCGATGCCCTGGCGCGGGCCGAACGGCGCGCTGCGCATGTCGATCGGCACGGCGGCTGATTCAGACGCCGTGCTTGAGACGGTGAGGGAAGAGCTGGCGAAGGCTTGA
- a CDS encoding NAD(P)-dependent oxidoreductase, protein MTETVVMLDMMPETRANEIRPYVPEGMVFTHGTARGDEHMKEIIANADYAIAGQVAVSGDVLRAGKKLKLVHKWGVGVDNIDLKTAKELGVKIARTTGSNAVPVAEFALGLAFAALRGIAHGNAVLKTGEWRGPAGLPNKTFLLSGKTVGIIGFGAIGQALARILRGFGCTVLYNKRSRLKAEEEQELNATWASVADILSRSDLVSLNCPLTDQTANLINKTSLQTMKKTAVLVNVARGGIVVEEDLIWALKNKVITAAAMDVFETEPLPSDSPLLQPLDNLVVTPHLAAIAADIFEPSIKRIFHNMLCVSRGEPVPEKDLVV, encoded by the coding sequence ATGACCGAAACCGTTGTGATGCTCGATATGATGCCCGAAACGCGGGCGAACGAAATCAGGCCCTATGTGCCCGAAGGCATGGTCTTCACCCACGGCACCGCGCGCGGCGACGAGCATATGAAGGAGATCATCGCGAACGCCGACTATGCGATCGCCGGGCAGGTCGCCGTCAGCGGCGACGTGCTGCGCGCCGGCAAGAAACTGAAGCTGGTGCACAAATGGGGCGTCGGCGTCGACAATATCGATCTCAAGACCGCGAAAGAGCTTGGCGTGAAAATCGCGCGCACCACGGGCAGCAATGCGGTGCCGGTGGCGGAGTTCGCGCTCGGCCTCGCTTTCGCGGCGCTGCGCGGCATCGCCCATGGCAACGCCGTGCTGAAGACCGGCGAATGGCGCGGCCCCGCCGGCCTGCCGAACAAGACCTTTCTCCTCAGCGGCAAGACAGTCGGCATCATCGGCTTTGGCGCCATCGGGCAAGCGCTGGCGCGCATCCTGCGCGGCTTCGGCTGCACCGTGCTCTACAACAAGCGCTCGCGCCTGAAGGCTGAGGAAGAGCAGGAATTGAACGCGACCTGGGCCAGCGTCGCCGACATTCTCTCGCGCTCAGATCTCGTCTCGCTCAACTGCCCGCTGACCGATCAGACCGCGAACCTGATCAACAAGACGTCGCTGCAGACGATGAAGAAAACCGCCGTGCTGGTGAATGTGGCGCGCGGCGGCATCGTCGTGGAAGAGGATCTGATTTGGGCGCTGAAGAACAAGGTCATCACAGCCGCAGCGATGGACGTGTTCGAGACGGAGCCGCTTCCGTCAGACAGCCCGCTGCTTCAGCCGCTCGACAATCTCGTGGTGACGCCGCATCTCGCGGCCATCGCCGCCGATATTTTCGAGCCGTCGATCAAGCGCATCTTCCACAACATGCTCTGCGTCTCGCGCGGCGAGCCCGTGCCGGAAAAAGATCTGGTGGTGTGA
- the ggt gene encoding gamma-glutamyltransferase yields MSASPPPRVANFTLEKKPAIGSKGMVVTNHPLASAAGAEIMLGGGNAIDAAIAALFTLTVVEPMMVGVLGGGIQHIRLANGAHHILDNMSPAPLAARADMYECLSDDLATMRDTRDRENVVGIKAIASPANLAGWCESLQRFGTLPLADVIAPAIRYAERGYVVTPYLSACVRDCAADLAKDSGLAKMFLPGGAPIEAGARLIQSDYAQSLKLIAEKGAAALYKGALGEALTSHMAKSGGLITQADLDAYRVIEREAVRGTYRGFEILGPPPPSSSGVHIVQMLNILEAYDVRGMGFGSTDAIHLLAEALKIAFADRAAATADPAFVKVPVDRLISKTYADERRALIDFRRAQSWSAGVERGESFNTTHVTVADSSGNVVSATQTINGLFGACVQVPGTGMIANNYMYNFDPHPGRALSIAPGKRVFTSMAPMMALKKGKIAFALGLPGALRIFPSAMQAIVNVIDHGMSLQEAVEAPRVWTEGGVLELEHAIPDSVANELTARGHRIVRSGRIAGGMNAIGFNDDETLTGAACWRADGTPVAISGGLARPGVTFNI; encoded by the coding sequence ATGAGCGCGTCGCCTCCCCCGCGCGTCGCGAATTTCACGTTGGAGAAGAAGCCGGCGATCGGCTCAAAGGGGATGGTCGTCACCAACCATCCTCTCGCCTCCGCCGCCGGCGCCGAAATCATGCTCGGCGGCGGCAACGCCATCGATGCGGCGATCGCGGCCCTGTTCACGCTCACTGTCGTCGAGCCGATGATGGTCGGCGTGCTCGGCGGCGGCATCCAGCATATCCGCCTCGCCAATGGCGCCCATCACATCCTCGACAATATGAGCCCGGCGCCGCTGGCGGCGCGTGCCGATATGTATGAATGCCTGTCGGATGATCTCGCGACGATGCGCGACACGCGCGACCGAGAGAATGTCGTCGGGATCAAGGCGATCGCCTCTCCTGCGAATCTCGCCGGCTGGTGCGAGTCGCTTCAGCGTTTCGGCACGCTGCCGCTCGCCGACGTGATCGCGCCTGCGATCCGCTACGCCGAGCGCGGCTATGTCGTGACGCCCTATCTCTCCGCCTGCGTGCGCGATTGCGCCGCCGATCTTGCGAAGGATTCCGGTCTCGCGAAAATGTTCCTGCCCGGCGGCGCGCCGATCGAAGCCGGCGCGCGTCTCATTCAATCCGATTACGCGCAGAGCCTCAAACTGATCGCGGAGAAAGGCGCCGCCGCGCTCTACAAGGGCGCGCTCGGCGAGGCGCTGACCTCGCACATGGCGAAAAGCGGCGGCCTCATCACGCAGGCCGATCTCGACGCCTATCGCGTGATCGAGCGCGAGGCCGTGCGCGGAACCTATCGCGGCTTTGAAATTCTGGGACCGCCGCCGCCGTCTTCATCGGGCGTGCATATCGTCCAGATGCTCAACATCCTCGAAGCCTATGACGTGCGCGGCATGGGCTTCGGCTCGACGGATGCGATTCATCTGCTGGCCGAAGCTTTGAAGATCGCCTTCGCCGATCGCGCCGCGGCGACGGCCGATCCTGCCTTCGTCAAGGTTCCGGTCGATCGACTGATCTCGAAAACCTATGCCGACGAGCGTCGCGCGCTGATCGATTTCAGGCGCGCACAGAGCTGGAGCGCCGGCGTCGAGCGCGGCGAATCCTTCAACACCACTCACGTCACCGTCGCCGACTCCTCAGGCAATGTCGTCTCGGCGACGCAGACGATCAACGGGCTGTTCGGCGCCTGCGTGCAGGTGCCCGGCACGGGCATGATCGCCAACAACTACATGTATAACTTCGATCCGCATCCCGGCCGCGCTTTGTCGATCGCGCCAGGCAAGCGCGTCTTCACCTCCATGGCGCCGATGATGGCGTTGAAGAAAGGCAAGATCGCCTTTGCGCTGGGCTTGCCAGGCGCGCTGCGCATCTTCCCCTCGGCGATGCAGGCGATCGTCAATGTCATCGATCACGGCATGTCGCTGCAGGAAGCGGTCGAAGCGCCGCGCGTCTGGACCGAGGGCGGCGTGCTCGAACTGGAACATGCGATTCCGGACAGCGTCGCGAATGAGCTGACCGCGCGCGGCCATCGCATCGTGCGCTCGGGCCGCATCGCCGGCGGCATGAATGCGATCGGTTTCAACGATGATGAGACGCTGACAGGCGCCGCCTGCTGGCGCGCCGACGGCACGCCGGTCGCCATATCAGGCGGCCTCGCGCGGCCGGGCGTGACCTTCAATATCTGA
- a CDS encoding RraA family protein translates to MPDYRIEPMPAQLSAALVTKLLKVETATVGHSQHWGFMDRRIQPLLPRRRIAGPAVTLAIPGQDSTLLHHTLGLLRPGDILVVDRLGDDKHACWGGGVTVAAKAAGAAGGIVDGPCTDLTEIQDSDFPMWCRGMSPITTRLYNLGGTLNLPISCGNVTVKAGDVIIADESGVLVLPPDEAEAIADAAIARQERGEKTQDRVKAGEKLGDISGATKMVLEAMKAAS, encoded by the coding sequence ATGCCTGATTATCGCATCGAGCCGATGCCGGCGCAGCTCAGCGCCGCTTTGGTCACGAAGCTCCTGAAAGTGGAGACCGCGACTGTCGGCCACTCCCAGCATTGGGGCTTCATGGACCGGCGCATCCAGCCGCTGCTGCCGCGTCGCCGCATCGCCGGCCCCGCGGTGACGCTCGCAATCCCCGGACAGGATTCGACGCTGCTGCATCACACGCTCGGCCTCTTGCGGCCGGGCGACATTCTCGTCGTCGACCGCCTTGGCGACGACAAGCATGCCTGCTGGGGCGGCGGCGTCACCGTGGCTGCGAAAGCCGCCGGCGCCGCAGGCGGAATCGTCGATGGCCCCTGCACCGATCTTACGGAAATTCAGGACTCTGATTTCCCGATGTGGTGCCGCGGCATGTCGCCGATCACGACGCGCCTCTACAATCTCGGCGGCACGCTCAACCTGCCAATCTCCTGCGGCAACGTGACGGTGAAGGCCGGCGACGTCATCATCGCCGATGAATCGGGCGTGCTCGTGCTGCCGCCTGACGAAGCCGAGGCGATCGCCGACGCCGCCATCGCGCGGCAGGAGCGCGGCGAGAAAACGCAGGACCGCGTGAAGGCGGGCGAGAAGCTCGGCGACATCTCCGGCGCGACCAAGATGGTGCTCGAAGCGATGAAGGCGGCGTCGTGA
- a CDS encoding creatininase family protein translates to MAAHTNPKVHMGTLTGGEGRELYKQNPIVLLPMGSHEDQGPHAPMGDYLLAEKIAELAALRATANGVRTVVAPVLPFGGADYFGQMPGGIAISQATLTSVLVDMFESLERHGLNRLIIINGHGGNVGPIAEVTRELYRHEGRLIPSLYLWRIGYGLLPKIVGAEKSVKVSGHGADPLSSIGMHLFPELMRPDLIPEAKPLKRDPVLDLPFMQLGAANFEGAEVGMPNEYDDVYWAGVGKGDPRLCSKETGAALTEQLTEICARFVKHFSEKVPA, encoded by the coding sequence ATGGCCGCTCACACCAATCCGAAAGTCCATATGGGCACGCTGACCGGCGGCGAAGGGCGCGAGCTCTACAAGCAGAATCCGATCGTGCTGCTGCCCATGGGCAGCCATGAGGATCAGGGACCGCATGCGCCCATGGGCGATTATCTCCTCGCCGAGAAGATCGCCGAGCTTGCCGCGCTGCGCGCCACTGCGAACGGCGTGCGCACGGTGGTTGCGCCCGTGCTGCCCTTCGGTGGCGCTGATTATTTCGGGCAGATGCCTGGCGGCATCGCCATCTCGCAGGCGACGCTGACCAGCGTCCTCGTCGACATGTTCGAGTCGCTTGAGCGCCACGGCCTCAATCGCCTCATCATCATCAACGGCCATGGCGGCAATGTCGGACCGATCGCCGAAGTGACGCGTGAACTCTATCGCCATGAAGGCCGGCTGATTCCGAGCCTCTATCTCTGGCGCATCGGCTACGGGCTCCTGCCCAAGATCGTCGGCGCGGAAAAGTCGGTGAAGGTGTCGGGCCATGGCGCCGATCCGCTCTCCAGCATCGGCATGCATCTGTTCCCCGAGCTGATGCGCCCCGATCTCATTCCCGAGGCGAAGCCCTTGAAGCGGGATCCCGTGCTTGACCTGCCTTTCATGCAGCTCGGCGCTGCGAATTTTGAAGGCGCGGAAGTCGGCATGCCGAACGAATATGACGATGTTTACTGGGCGGGCGTTGGCAAGGGCGATCCGCGCCTGTGCTCGAAGGAAACCGGCGCCGCGCTCACCGAACAGCTCACCGAAATCTGCGCGCGGTTCGTGAAGCATTTTTCGGAGAAGGTCCCGGCGTAA